The window TATAAAGTGCTAAAATGCCACCATTAGAAttaagacaaaacaaagaaagaagaaaaactcaCATATTCTACAGGCtttcacaaagacacagagatcTCAATAGTGCACCGTCTAACATTACCCCGAATCTGGATGTTTTATAGTGAGTGAGCCCAAAGCAGATGAACAGCACACATAGAGGAGAACAGTAATGCACAGCCAAGAGTTGATTCCAGATAATAAATAAGCAAAGATGATCCGTCAGGAGGAAGACATGCAATTTAAAATTTAGCAGGGGAGCCAGTTAAGTGAAATGTAAAccatccaaaaataaaaactgaatctAAATGGGTTTGACAGGAGAAACCGTTTCCAAGTTAAACTCGTGATGAAATCCGATCAAGAAAATGCCTAACTAAACATAGTGCTCTTTTCTAAAAAGGTGGAATGGAGGAGACAGAGAATAAGTGACGCATTGAGCTCCTCGATATCACTGCTGCTTTGATTTCATAGCTCTCCCAGCAGGATCCACTCTACTTGGTGACCGCATGGATCCCCTGTGCCAGGTAGCCCACATTCCCAGAGGTCACGCCTGCCATGGAGATTCTGCCATCCTTGGTCATGTACACGGAAAACTCCTTTGTCAGGCGCTCAACCTgcaggacaaataaaggaacaCACAACTTAAAATCCACATGCCAGCAATTTGGCAACAAATATTCCCACTTTGTTCTCTCATTGTATACATGTCTGATAGACTTTTAAGAAGGACCTTTGAAGGTACTGGAATAAACGTACAGTCTACTGAACAGAAACGCATGCacatattcaaacacattttcagaattcCTAAATCGTTTTGCATAGTTATGGAAAGatattttgatgtttgtttatttatgagcTAGTAGGGGCACAAATAGGTTTAACAGAAGAGAAACTCCATATTAGTTTTATACGCTCGGGTGATTAATTATCGCTCGACACAAAGTAGTCCCTTTCCATTAAATTGGATTTAAGTTGAACACTGCGCGAGAGATTAAAACTCTGTCTAGTTACTGTATATGTTGTGGCTGATTGTGTTGTATGGTGATAcaaatatcccaaaaatgaAACTGTtccactgtctgtgtttaaatgGGATGTTGTTTAAGTCTTTAAAGTAGCACTCAGACATCAAACTTCAAAACTATTGTTTAGGGCcaagaagatttttttttagccGTTAGCCTATTCAATGATTTTACTCAAAAGTGGGATGTTTGATATCTGTGATAATTGCTCATTATTTAGGTCTAATGTGATTCTAACTTGCCGCTTTGTTGCTGCTATGATCAAGGTGTCATTTCATAAACATTAACACAATTATATCGGTTCAATCATCGAAACCCTTGATGTCTAACTCTTAGTGAGAAAAGCAAACGGACAGATATTCAAATTTTAAATCAACACAGACCACAACGTGATGTGTTTTTCACACCTTTTAATTAACAGCGTTTCACTGCCATTGTTATGAAAAGATGATCCAAGTAAGAACACGAACTGTATGATCAAAATAATGTCACAGATTTCTAGTGCTGTgataacaaaattaaaaatcttaaaaacaaattacGATATACTTCAACTATTTTAGGGGTGCTGTAGCGGTGAAATAAATATGCTAGTTTATAATcgtgtaaaataaatgtgtgaagtccatttttaaatgtttagaatatttagatatttttcatcaaatactctttcagaaaaaaaaaaattgtgttttccAAACAgttaaactttttttgttttatggcctcaatttataaagtacatttaaatgatgaagacatttttctgtCCTTCTTTATTGTCaactttcaaaagaaaaagagatgtgtatgtgtgtacctgttcgGGTTTGAGGCCAGTGAAGCAGAACATCCCGATCTGATCGATGACGTGCTGCCAGTTCTGGGAGGAGCCCTCCTTCTTCAGACCGGCCACCAGCATTTCTCTCATCTTAATGATGCGTTCAGCCATTTCCTTGACCTCACCCAGCCTGGGATGAACAAAATCACATCAGGAAATACATATTAGGATGTATCATGAACCGAATATTAAAGACAGAGACTTGAAGTGTCTTTTTTCAAATCCAAACTACACATTCTGTTCAGATAATATGGCGTGTACGTATACATCTATAAGCACATACCAGATTGAGTAGAGTTCAGGTGTGTGGAGAATGGTTGCTGCGATTCTAGCTCCGTTCATGGGTGGGTTGGAGTAAATGGGTCTGATGAGGATCTTAAGTTGAGACTCGACCCTCTTTGCCTCCTCTGCGTCTTTACACACCACCGAGAAGCCGCCCACACGCTCACCTGGGAATATAAAGTTTGTTAAACAGAGCGATTTAGAGCGAGTCTTACCAAAATATGTGGAAAAACTGTTTAATCGGCTAATACTGATGATTTAATTAAGTTTTCATAAAGGGCAAAAATTATTAGACCATTTATTGTAAGTTTGCAGccagtattttatatttagtaaaAACAATTTTTTTAGTAAGTGGTTTGAGGTTACAAATAACAGTCACAGAACAGTAAGCCAAAATATTACCCCGTTTGTAAAATATGAAACGTGTAATTAATTTCTCCCTCTAGTTCAGTCTTTTTATCTAAATGATTTTCACTCTGAATGTATTATAATGAAGCCAGACAAAGCTATGACTTGTTTTTGTGGAGAAACCAACAACTCAGCAACCAAAAACCTCCTCATAATAATGACTGTTTACTAGAAGACAGCTTTAGGCCATATGGAAAGGTGAAAAATCAGTCTAACTACTTTATACCACTGGGTGGTGGTAAAAACACATGCTTCAAAATTGATTGAAAAATTGTACTAAGAGAACAAAATAGATACACGCACACCCTGTCCCGATACAATTTCCAGTCAAAATTTGACTTCTTACATAATGATACATATCTCCTCGAAAGAGCTTGTAGTGAACTGTGACCGACCGTAGAGCCCCATGTTCTTGGCAAAGGACTGGGACAGCAGGATGTTGTGTCCCTGCTCGATGAAGTAGCGCACAGCCCAGGCATCACGATCAATGTCTCCGCTGGCGAAGCCCTGATAGGCCATGTCAAAGAACACCAGCAGGTTCCTTTTCTATAaggtgagaaagaaagagagataacAAGTTAATAATAATTCAAGTGATAACAGCTTGATAATGCAGAGTGCTTATCAATCTCGGCTTTTGAACTGTCAAGACCTTCTGATTACGTTCAGATTACGTGTCTGCAAAGGTTTTACAGAACTTTACCAACAGGATGCACACTCACCTTCACAATGTCAGAAATTTCCTTCCACTGCTCAGGCCTGGGGTCCACACCGGTAGGGTTGTGGGCGCACGCGTGCAACATGATCACACTCTGCTCTGGGATTTTCTGTGACATAATAAAAGGGTTTTGATGAGTCAACTTACAAAACCATGAACAGTGGAGAATTTTTTTTCAGCCTAGCATCaactgtcattttttttgttttttgtttgctgGTAGTCTGTTATGTCATTATtaagttttcctttttgtgtcaTGTGCTTTTCCATGTGTCTAGTTTTATTCAGTCTGGGTACCCTTACAGCGACATGAGGCAAAAATGATGGTTCAAACCAAAAACGGGGACAAAACCActacttttttttccatctgatGGCTGTTAATGAATACAGAAATACACCGATGACTGGGGTGGTGCTATTTAAAACTTCATGGCCAAGCACCTACATTCctaattacattaaaaaaaataaccacaattGTATTCTTAAAAATCACATTACAGAAAATACTCTCAGGTTGTGTTTGGAATGGACTTCCTAATTCAAAGCAAATTGAAAGATGCAAACTTGAACTATTCATCAAGGTATTTTCCCTAAGGGCCACGCTGTTTGACAACCCTAAGGCTTGGttgatcattaaaaaatattatgtaaaaataataatgctagTCCATCATTAAAGTCTTACAGAGATGTCATCAAGAGCTCCTGTGAAGTCGAAGCCACAGGTGGACGGGTCGTAGTATCTGTACGCTTTGAGCTGCATGCCTGCGTCTCTAAAGATTGGTGTGTGGTTTCCCCAGGAAGGTTTGGGCAGG of the Eleginops maclovinus isolate JMC-PN-2008 ecotype Puerto Natales chromosome 4, JC_Emac_rtc_rv5, whole genome shotgun sequence genome contains:
- the got2b gene encoding glutamic-oxaloacetic transaminase 2b, mitochondrial, with amino-acid sequence MALLKSNKVIYCLGNISPSLGVLSIRNSSWWGGVQMGPPDPILGVSEAFKKDSNPKKMNLGVGAYRDDQGKPFVLSCVRKAEAIITTKQMDKEYLGIGGLGEFTKSCAQLAFGNDNEVLKSGRNITVQTISGTGSLRIGANFLSRFHGGPRDVYLPKPSWGNHTPIFRDAGMQLKAYRYYDPSTCGFDFTGALDDISKIPEQSVIMLHACAHNPTGVDPRPEQWKEISDIVKKRNLLVFFDMAYQGFASGDIDRDAWAVRYFIEQGHNILLSQSFAKNMGLYGERVGGFSVVCKDAEEAKRVESQLKILIRPIYSNPPMNGARIAATILHTPELYSIWLGEVKEMAERIIKMREMLVAGLKKEGSSQNWQHVIDQIGMFCFTGLKPEQVERLTKEFSVYMTKDGRISMAGVTSGNVGYLAQGIHAVTK